In Silene latifolia isolate original U9 population chromosome 6, ASM4854445v1, whole genome shotgun sequence, the genomic window AACAAGGCTGACCATCTTTGGATTAAATGGGTTAGTCATGTCTACATTAAAAATCAGGATTGGCTGGAGTATCAACCAACTAGTAATTCTAGTTGGACTTGACGTAAAATCTGTCAGGTAAAGGAACAAATGAAAGCTGGGTTTAATAATGGTACCTGGGCTAATCAGGGTCATTATTCAGTTTCTGATGGTTATGCTTGGCTGCAAGGGAATCAACAAAAGGCTACTTGGTGTCCTCTTGTCTAGAATAGAATGAATATACCAAAGCACTCATTTATAGTTTGGTTGGCAGTTCAGTGGAGACTTATGACTAAGGACAGGCTGCTCAAATTTGGCATTATCAATGATGCAGTCTGTGATATGTGTCTGGTTCATCAGGAAGACCATCATCATCTGTTGTATGGTTGCCCGTTTAGTGTTCAGTGCTGGATTTTATTCAGGGACTGGTTGAATATTAACATGCCACTGGTGGGGGTGTTGGAATGGGTTGTTCAATGGCGCTGTCGTTCACTCATGAAGAAGCAGATGATTATGGCTGCCATGGCTGCTATGATTTAACAGATTTGGATTGCAAGAAACAAATGCAGGATTGATTTCCAAATTCCTCGTCCTTGTAGGCTCCTAGCTGAGGTGCAGGCTAATGTTAGTGACGCGAAATGCGGAAGCGGAATaacagaaaaataaaataaaagggataTTTGCCTTGAATTCATGGATAGAATTCAAGTCAATGGGATATTTACTCGGTACTAGACCTATAACACGAGTAATGGGTGAGaatactcaagacctattgaatattaCTCGGGTTAAAGCTTGATCGCGTCAAACTCTAACGATTTTTGGCATGTAAACTACATActcaaaaaataacaaaaacacaAGTGTTTTTCTTTTCTTAATCTTTCATGTTTTTCTGGATGATTCTTATTAAGCAAATTCATGGCCTTATATAGCAGCCAACACCGAAATTCCTAGCCTAGTGAAGGGTTGCCATCAATCCTTCACTAATTACAaccataaaaacaataaaaatgaaagGTCTAACACTTATGAGCTTATTGACTACACAACTAGATTTTAggtaaataaattaaacatattaTTAGCTAGTAAATAAGATAAACATATTTGTAATGATGGACCGTGTAGCAGCTTGCAAAGGACCGTATAATAGCTCCTTTTGGGCCGTGTCCGTACTCGTATCAGTTAGACTACATAGCTTGAGTACAACGTAAGATTGAGTTCTCGTTATTTTTAGATTGTCTGATGGTATTTGTTTGAGGCACAAAGGAATTTGTATGGTGATACACAATGTAATGTctaaattttattaatataatttcACAGTTCACCAAAAAAATATTTACACCCAATTACGCACTATTATTTTTTCAAGAAATGGTACATATTTCAGGCTGACCCGAACAGGCTAAACCCGCGGACTCCAGTTCCATCCTCAAAAACCATTGAAAATTTAAAATTGAGAACTAAATTTCACATGATCAATCTACCCTACCAACTTGTATATGATTTGATTGTGTGAACTAACATTATCTAAAGTTTAAACCATAGAATTCCACCAAGTTGTGTCTCATTGGccatttacactttttttttgttttgttacgCATGAGTCCCCGATTGgccatttacactcttaaaacgaAATATAGTTGGTAAGCTAATGTATCACACTAAAAATAGTGTATAAAGCTTATTACAGAAAGATTGTAGCAGAAAGATTCAAATAACAGATGTCCTCCGTAAATGGTAAACAACATCCCAGATTAAGAAAAAAACAGAATTATGGGAGATTTTACTGGATACATAAGTTTGACTGTGATGAATATTTGCGTTAATATGGGGTGGATACGTTTATATGTCTGTCTATTATTTCTGGCAAATACAGACATCCTGTACGTTCCAAATCTTATTTGTTACTAGTACCTAAGCCTACAAATTCTAAAAACCCTTTGTGCATAAATTACAGATTAATTAATAAGATTATAGAGACGAATGGTGAGCTTAGAAGACGATAATAATATGGCTCAATCTCGAGAAAAAACACACTCTGATTTAAGTATTGCTGGTACATTTTTACCCTTTCTACTTTATAGATTGTCGTTGCTGTTCTATTTCATTTTGTTTCTTAATTTATCGATTAGTTAATGGaatgtataatttttttttttttgtattttcgaCAAGGCATTTCATTTAGCGAATTATCCTAATGAATGGTGAATGACATTTTTTTAGACTTTAATCAGAATTTTACATAAATTTATAAGTTGATATTTGGTATGTAAAAGGACATTGTTAAAGAAAagtaatgaatgagagatggatATATTCTTTTTATACCTAATAATCATGTGTCGTCAATAATACTGGCAAAGCGAAGGGGGTCAAAAGAGGAAATAAAATGAGTTACTCCGTATTTAGTTAAGATTTACGGTTATGGCCTTAGTTATGCGCGCAATTAGCAACTGATTTACCCATCTTGTAAATTTCGATCTATCATTACCGTTTTTACAATTGGCTGGTTACTTGCAGGAGAAGAGGAAATAAATGACAGTCCAATAGAAGAAGTAAGGTTAACAGTGCCAATAACAGATGACCCAACACTTCCAGCACTAACATTTCGGACATGGGTGCTTGGTCTTTCATCATGTATCATCCTCTCTTTCGTTAACAAATACTTTGGATTTCGCGAAAACCCCATCTTTGTTTCTTCCTTAGTAGCTCAAATTGCTGTTTTACCTGCTGGTAGACTAATGGCAGCAACACTACCTACCAAAACCTTTACCCTTCCCTTTACTAACCTTCATTTTTCCCTAAATCCTGGGCCTTTTAACTTGAAAGAACACGTGTTGATCACTGTTTTTGCAAGTTCTGGTGGCGGTGTTTATGCTAGTCATATTATTGTCATTGTTAAAGCTTTGTACAAGAGGAGTATCAATATGTTTGCTGCCATGTTCCTTGCTCAAACTACTCAAGTAAGTAAAACTATTCCTTCGATTAATTGTCTGTCTCTCTCATTCGATATAATTAGTCGTTAATCTCATATGTGTATGTTTACTACTTTAGCTGCTTGGCTATGGATGGGCTGGTCTGTTTAGAAAGTACCTTGTCGACTCCCCGTATATGTGGTGGCCCGCAAATCTTGTTCAAGTCTCTCTTTTCAGGACGCTCCACGAAAAGGATAAGAGACAAAGAGGAAGCATAACGAAACAACAATTCTTTCTGATAACAGTTTTAACAAGTTTTGCATATTATGTTATCCCTGGCTATCTTTTCCCTTCAATTGGCTGTCTCTCAATACTTTGCTGGGTATTCAAAAAGTCTCGGACGATGCAACAAATTGGGTCAGGGATTCATGGGCTTGGCGTTGGCGCATTGTCCTTTGACTGGAATGTGGTCGTTAGCTTTCTTAACAGCCCTCTACCGACTCCTGCTTCTGCTATTTTGAATGTTATGGTCGGGTTTTTCCTAATTGTGTATGTGGTCACTCCACTGTCGTATTATTCCAACATTTATGAGGCTAAGAAGTTTCCGTTTATCTCCTCCAAGACATTCGATCAGTCTGGCCAAGCCTACAATATTACACGTATTTTGGATGCCAAGACGTTCACCTTTGATGATAAGGCCTACAGTAACTATAGCAAGCTCTATTTGAGTGTCTTTTTCGCTTTCTCTTATGGCTTGAGCTTTGCATCTTTAACTGCTACCATCTCCCATGTCGCTCTCTTCCATGGAAAGTAAGTTAGTCAACACCAATTCCATCTTATCGATCACACCTGGTAGCGCTATCTCATTTTCCTTCCTACGAATACATATGTGAACGTTTTCAATCATTTACATTTGGCGGTTTTTCAGGTCAATATTGCATTTATGGGGGAAAGCAAGGGCTAAGCTAAATGATGGATATTCGGATGTGCATTTGCGAATAATGAAAAAGAATTACGAGCAAGTTCCTCAGTGGTGGTATTATGTTCTCTTGCTTATCACATTCGGTCTCGCATTGCTAGCTTGTGAGGGCTTTAATGGGCAACTTCAACTTCCATGGTGGGGGTTGATAATGGCTTGTGTTATTGCAGCCTCTTTTACATTACCTATCGGCATCATCATGGCCACTACAAATCAGGTACAGACTCATCAATTATCGCCTCGCTTTGTTTAACTAACTAATCAGTGAGGGCTTGAACAATGTATGTACTATTGTGCAGGAAATAGGGCTAAATGTTATAACTGAGCTGATTATCGGATATCTATATCCGGGAAGGCCTCTGGCTAATGTGTCTTTCAAAACCTATGGTTATATCAGCATGAGTCAAGCTCTCTTTCTTATTCGAGATTTGAAGCTCGGACATTACATGAAAATCGCTCCTAAAGCCATGTTCATTGCACAGGTAAGAAACAATCGACTTTAATTACACATACATTCTGTGTCCATGCAGTTAGGTTCCTCTGTCCCATGACTTTTGTCGTCTAATTAATCCATGAATGTAGCTGGTGGGCACGATAGTGTCGTCTCAAGTGAATTTTGCGACATCCTGGTGGCTTCTAACGACAATTGAGAATGTGTGCAATCCGGAGAGTCTACCCAAGGGTAGCCCTTGGACGTGTCCCGGTGACAATGTGTTCTTCAATGCTTCAATTATATGGGGAGTTCTTGGTCCAGCCAGAATGTTCACAAAACAAGGTATCTATCCAGGTCTAAACTGGTTCTTCTTAATCGGCTTACTAGCTCCGTTCCCGGTCTGGTTCTTGACCCGTAAGTACCCTGAAAAGAAATGGATCAAGCTTATAAACATGCCTATTATTCTCTCGTCCACGTCAATGATGCCCCCGGCTAGGTCCATAAATTACCTAACATGGTGCATGGTCGGCCTCTTTTTCAACTACTATGTCTACTCGCGGTACAAAGGGTGGTGGGCCCGGTACAACTACATCTTGTCGGCTGGTCTAGACGCCGGAGTTGCCTTCATGGGGGTGTTGCTCTATATTCTACAAGGGAATAACATCTTTGGGCCTAATTGGTGGGGAATGGGAGATGATTACTGTCCTTTGGCTAAGTGCCCTGCCGATCCTACTGTTATAGTTAAAGGCTGCCCTACCATTTCTTAGCGGAAAATACGTATAGTGGTGCAGAAACTCAATACCACATGATAACGATATCTCATTTCTAGCTTTATTTTCAGTTATTTCGCGATTTCTTAATGGTTTTATGATGTCATGTTTATTCTTGTAATTTTACACTCCATTGTTGTGCATTGACATGCATCATAGATTCATAGGCTCATAGTTGTACTCCGTAGCTAAATGTCAAACTTCTTGTATATACATACGGTTGTTAAGTTCAAACGACATTTACTTCTCCCCGTCTTCGTTTGCTATAACGTCTTTAACAGTACTCCTTCCCCGCTCTCTCGATTACTTTTTGGCCATTTCTATTAGATTGAAATTttctaaactgaactgaaatatGAAAGAAAATTAAACTGAAATTGAATGCAAAATTTCTTACATATATTTTATTTACACTCTTAACAATCAAAAGCAATTTCGATTCCGACATAAACTGGAGTAAAAAAAACATCTCATGAATGAAATAAAGTCAATGAGAAAAAACAGTGGatgttgattttcgcagtacgtaTTTTACTCATTGTAGTACGCTTGACGTTTGTGACCAATCTACCCCTCTCGTTTTCCCCTCCAATGTACTACATccaaagaaagaaaaaaggaaaaaaaagaccaaaactgATGTACAGCACACCACGCACACCACCACCAAGTCCAACCACCAGTCCACCACCATACACCTCCTGTTGGAAAAGATGACTGTGAAAAGCCAATAAACCAACAATTTTGATTCTcacttgtcccacatcggtgggcAAGTCCCCTTTTCTCATGTTTATATTGACTTGTGTACTTTATTCAGTTATTAATTGGACCATAGGGTTTTTGTTGTGAGTCATGGCCTGGGATCTGAAGGTTTGGGTCACACACACTTGCGCCAGCTCGGCTCAGGCTTGCGCTCGGGTAGAGCGGACAGGTGTGGGTCTTGGCCCGCTTTTAACATTTTGGACTTGTGTCTACAGTCAGTGCACCTGTTTGTGTGTGTGTGGATTGTTGCTCCTGTGATTAAGGCCGAGTCTTATGCCACTAATTACACCGTGACTCCGTTTTTTGGTGGAGTTGTTTTGGCTCTTAACAATTACAACTGCAGGTCTCAGAAATTGTTGATGTTTTTTGAGCAATTAGATGTCGATTATGTAACACCTCGTAATTTTCAAGTCATCCTATATAATTAAATTCCAATTTTAAATAATAAGAATGATCCACAATAAAGTTTTTATCCTTTAAAATATATTATTTTCGACAATAATATCCAAATACCATCTTAAACTTACACTCCTTATACCAACGAATAACTATTTCGTCGTTGATGCTAATTTTAAGGTATTTTAAAGATAGATTTGGCTCTCGATCATAAAATGAAAGTTGTATCCCTCTCTCTTACCTTTCCAACGCCATCAAAATCACCTTAATCGGAGTTCTCTAGAGGAAATTATGCCCGCAATACGAAAGGTTGTCGCAGAAATCCGCGAACAAGACCCATACTCGTTATTCCTCTTTTCACCTTGATTTATCATTTACCTCATCACCTAGGCACATGTCAAGTTGACAACTTGATTTTTTCTTGGAGCCCAAGGCCTACCCTAATAGGCATGTGACTACTTTACCTAAATTAATAGCCTAAAGACTAGCCTTAATCATTTCTACCACTCACTCTTTATTAGATTCCTATTACCTACAAGTTAGACATAATCATTCTACAAAATTTCCTCTCTAAATTATTTACTTGGCGTAGCTTTCAACACCCATTTCCAACCTTTGTTTCTTTCATTCTCACTTCTTATTAGAATCATATCTATAGAATATATGTATAATATCAATGATATTATTTCGTTTATGTAATCTCGACATTAGGGAAGTAGATTATTCATTTACCATATTTGTAGGCACTAGTTTAGGAAAGGTTAAGATTGTATTGTGCACTTTGTACGTATATATGGATGGATGTATGGTAGAATATGATTAATGAGAATTAACCCTTCAATCGACTCCTTGTTTAATAGAATTTCACATGGTATCGTGAGCAAGTAAACGATCCAAACACACAAAATTTCCTCAAAACGAAGATCCAAAGCAAAAATAACGATTTCATCATGGTTGGTGATGATGGAAAATCGAAAGGGAAT contains:
- the LOC141658951 gene encoding oligopeptide transporter 1-like, which translates into the protein MVSLEDDNNMAQSREKTHSDLSIAGEEEINDSPIEEVRLTVPITDDPTLPALTFRTWVLGLSSCIILSFVNKYFGFRENPIFVSSLVAQIAVLPAGRLMAATLPTKTFTLPFTNLHFSLNPGPFNLKEHVLITVFASSGGGVYASHIIVIVKALYKRSINMFAAMFLAQTTQLLGYGWAGLFRKYLVDSPYMWWPANLVQVSLFRTLHEKDKRQRGSITKQQFFLITVLTSFAYYVIPGYLFPSIGCLSILCWVFKKSRTMQQIGSGIHGLGVGALSFDWNVVVSFLNSPLPTPASAILNVMVGFFLIVYVVTPLSYYSNIYEAKKFPFISSKTFDQSGQAYNITRILDAKTFTFDDKAYSNYSKLYLSVFFAFSYGLSFASLTATISHVALFHGKSILHLWGKARAKLNDGYSDVHLRIMKKNYEQVPQWWYYVLLLITFGLALLACEGFNGQLQLPWWGLIMACVIAASFTLPIGIIMATTNQEIGLNVITELIIGYLYPGRPLANVSFKTYGYISMSQALFLIRDLKLGHYMKIAPKAMFIAQLVGTIVSSQVNFATSWWLLTTIENVCNPESLPKGSPWTCPGDNVFFNASIIWGVLGPARMFTKQGIYPGLNWFFLIGLLAPFPVWFLTRKYPEKKWIKLINMPIILSSTSMMPPARSINYLTWCMVGLFFNYYVYSRYKGWWARYNYILSAGLDAGVAFMGVLLYILQGNNIFGPNWWGMGDDYCPLAKCPADPTVIVKGCPTIS